A single genomic interval of Arachis duranensis cultivar V14167 chromosome 7, aradu.V14167.gnm2.J7QH, whole genome shotgun sequence harbors:
- the LOC107459114 gene encoding probable mitochondrial-processing peptidase subunit beta, mitochondrial (The sequence of the model RefSeq protein was modified relative to this genomic sequence to represent the inferred CDS: added 122 bases not found in genome assembly) codes for MSSTRLLAAAARRSHRRTAPSLSTTSRSHSTSPAVSSHPSSPPSPPPPNAMVYDRLAEAVKAKLRQLENPDPRFLKYGSPRPTLTDHTRILAAPETRVTTLPNGLRVATESSLAARTATVGVWIDAGSRFETEESNGTAHFLEHMIFKGTEKRNARELEEEIENMGGHLNAYTSREQTTYYAKVADKDVPKALDILADILQNSRFDENRISRERDVILREMEEVEGQTEEVIFDHLHATAFQYTPLGRTILGPAQNIKTITKDHLQNYIQTHYTAPRMVIAASGAVKHEDIVEQVKKLFTKLSTDPTTASQLVAKEPAIFTGSEVRMLDDEIPLAQFAVAFEGASWKDPDSIALMVMQAMLGSWNKTAGGGKHMGSELAQRVGINEVAESMMAFNTNYKDTGLFGVYAVAKPDCLDDLSYAIMYETTKLAYRVSDDDVTRARNQLKSSLLLHIDGTSPVAEDIGRQLLTYGRRIPFAELFARIDAVDASTIKRVANRFIYDKDIAIAAMGPIQRLPDYNWFRRRTYWNRY; via the exons ATGTCCTCCACGCGCCTCCTCGCCGCAGCGGCTCGCCGCTCTCATCGGCGAACAGCTCCTTccctctcc CCGCCAGCTGGAGAATCCCGATCCTAGATTCCTAAAATATGGGTCCCCCCGACCCACCCTCACGGACCACACTCGGATCCTCGCTGCCCCCGAGACACGTGTCACCACCCTCCCCAACGGCCTCCGTGTGGCCACCGAATCGAGCCTCGCAGCGCGCACCGCCACCGTTGGCGTGTGGATCGATGCCGGGTCAAGGTTCGAGACGGAGGAGAGTAACGGCACTGCGCATTTCCTTGAGCACATGATCTTCAAGGGCACGGAGAAGCGCAACGCTAGGGAGCTCGAGGAGGAGATCGAGAACATGGGAGGCCACCTCAACGCCTACACCTCAAGAGAGCAGACTACTTATTACGCTAAGGTCGCTGACAAGGACGTCCCTAAGGCACTCGATATCTTGGCGGATATTCTTCAGAACTCGAGGTTCGATGAGAATCGCATCAGCCGCGAGCGTGACGTGATCCTCAGGGAGATGGAAGAG GTTGAGGGCCAGACAGAGGAAGTGATTTTTGATCACTTGCATGCGACTGCTTTTCAGTACACCCCTCTTGGTAGAACCATCCTTGGGCCTGCTCAAAACATTAAGACCATCACCAAAGATCATCTGCAGAACTACATTCAGACACATTACACTGCTCCTAGGATG GTGATAGCTGCTTCTGGAGCTGTTAAGCATGAAGATATTGTTGAGCAAGTGAAAAAATTGTTCACCAAGTTATCAACAGATCCTACCACAGCATCTCAATTGGTTGCTAAAGAACCAGCAATTTTCACTGGTTCTGAG GTGAGGATGCTTGATGATGAAATTCCTCTTGCACAATTTGCGGTAGCTTTTGAAGGAGCATCTTGGAAGGATCCAGATTCAATCGCTCTGATGGTCATGCAAGCTATGTTAGGTTCTTGGAATAAGACAGCGGGTGGTGGAAAACACATGGG TTCTGAGTTAGCACAGCGAGTTGGCATCAATGAAGTTGCAGAAAGCATGATGGCTTTCAACACTAACTACAAGGACACTGGTCTTTTTGGTGTTTATGCTGTTGCTAAG CCGGATTGCTTGGACGATTTGTCATATGCAATAATGTATGAGACAACCAAGTTAGCTTATCGAGTTTCAGATGATGATGTTACCCGTGCTCGTAATCAG TTGAAATCTTCGCTGCTGCTTCACATAGATGGAACAAGCCCTGTAGCTGAAGATATTGGACGCCAG CTACTTACATATGGCCGGAGAATCCCATTTGCTGAATTGTTTGCTAGAATCGATGCTGTTGATGCAAGCACAATTAAACGTGTTGCAAACAGGTTTATTTATGACAAG GATATTGCTATTGCTGCAATGGGACCTATTCAACGTTTGCCCGACTACAACTGGTTCAGACGCAGAACCTACTGGAACCGCTACTAG